In one window of Henckelia pumila isolate YLH828 chromosome 1, ASM3356847v2, whole genome shotgun sequence DNA:
- the LOC140875695 gene encoding uncharacterized protein: MGLVRDISEKGFSSPTSFIQSSCFLDGSKWIHSNFMVELHFCRPRLPRTFSCRFKKVRILCAPVEGMILENLISANLSGYIRCWRAYSKFNVAQLFTRDNHAAKPNKDFEG, translated from the exons ATGGGTTTAGTGCGCGACATCAGCGAGAAGGGCTTCTCATCTCCCACCTCTTTCATTCAAAGTTCATG CTTTCTTGATGGAAGTAAGTGGATCCACAGCAATTTCATGGTCGAACTCCATTTCTGTCGCCCTCGGCTTCCTCGAACATTTTCA TGTAGGTTTAAGAAGGTGAGAATTTTATGTGCGCCAGTAGAGGGAATGATTCTGGAAAACCTCATAAG TGCAAATTTGTCAGGTTATATACGATGCTGGAGAGCATATAGCAAATTTAATGTCGCTCAGCTTTTCACGAGAGACAATCATGCTGCTAAACCCAACAAAGATTTTGAGGGATAG
- the LOC140875359 gene encoding uncharacterized protein, translating into MSSSSYLQLRFAFLFSLSLAGGAATFTKNRLNLVNVDALSPPSKPKATASDLLSLLGTPQQSHSVNSQVAQDIWSCFKFLAPFPPYNETLAARRSLSSKISFSSNRSEEDIDYLILSPPEPVLELARLAVDSGADPGAIQRALDPTILPVPDVEGSNEDRCELTRTPYGRRFINEELNSYLEFLFNIIVERGPSVGLNVSLSRYDLFHGHLFLAADSGRLGILFHAREYPAYDKEVFPLNMGYCQVGSHVAYDDSMNLRNILWLAPLPSDSTRAWLAPGVLVVLDAHPEGIIYGDLIPDYVQIARTLYEDDFGEVVVDVNYLNVGIDVPKFQVFLC; encoded by the exons ATGAGCAGCTCATCGTATCTCCAACTCCGCTTCGCCTTCCTCTTCTCCCTCTCCCTCGCCGGCGGCGCCGCCACCTTCACCAAAAACCGTCTCAATCTCGTTAATGTTGACGCTCTCTCTCCGCCATCGAAGCCCAAAGCCACTGCGTCGGACTTGCTTTCGCTACTGGGCACACCACAGCAGTCTCATTCAGTCAACTCGCAGGTTGCCCAAGACATTTGGTCCTGCTTCAAATTCCTTGCGCCCTTTCCTCCCTATAATGAAACATTAGCAGCTAGGCGATCGCTGAGTTCAAAGATAAGTTTTTCATCGAATCGGAGCGAGGAGGAtatcgattatctgattttgtcGCCGCCGGAGCCAGTATTGGAGCTTGCTCGGCTCGCCGTTGACTCTGGCGCAGACCCGGGGGCTATTCAACGTGCTCTGGACCCAACCATTCTCCCT GTTCCTGATGTTGAAGGATCGAACGAAGATCGGTGTGAACTTACCAGAACTCCTTATGGCAGACGTTTTATAAACGAG gAGTTGAATTCTTATCTTGAGTTTTTGTTCAATATTATTGTCGAGCGGGGTCCTAGTGTAGGGCTGAATGTTTCTTTGAGTCGCTATGACTTGTTCCATGGTCACCTTTTCCTTGCTGCAGATTCTGGAAGGCTTGGTATACT GTTTCACGCTAGAGAATATCCTGCATATGACAAAGAAGTTTTTCCATTAAATATGGGCTATTGCCAAGTTG GGTCTCATGTTGCTTATGATGATTCAATGAATCTGAGAAATATTTTGTGGCTTGCTCCATTGCCAAGTGATTCCACGAGAGCATGGCTGGCACCAG GAGTCCTAGTTGTATTGGATGCACATCCTGAGGGAATCATATACGGAGATCTCATACCCGATTATGTTCAAATTGCAAGGACACTCTATGAAG ATGATTTTGGAGAAGTTGTGGTTGATGTTAACTACCTCAACGTTGGAATCGACGTGCCTAAATTTCAAGTCTTTTTATGCTGA